The following proteins are co-located in the Gossypium hirsutum isolate 1008001.06 chromosome A02, Gossypium_hirsutum_v2.1, whole genome shotgun sequence genome:
- the LOC107951426 gene encoding probable xyloglucan glycosyltransferase 12 — protein sequence MAPWWAKGSHKGTSLVVKMENPNWSMVELEAPSEEDFLIGSTPTGSREKIRGKNAKQLTWVLLLKAHRAAGCLTSITSTFLSFGSTVRRRVAFGRTDDNDIETDENKAVKTGFYNCIKVFLWLSLLLFCFEIAAYFKGWHFGAPNLQLQYILSVPVGFKDLFDWLYTHWVLIRVAYLAPPLQFLANVCIVLFLIQSMDRLILCLGCFWIRLKKIKPIPKHEAVADLESGEDSFFPMVLIQIPMCNEKEVYQQSIAAVCSLDWPKSRILIQVLDDSDDPMTQLLIKEEVHKWQQEGAHIVYRHRVLRDGYKAGNLKSAMSCSYVKDYEFVAIFDADFQPSPDFLKRTVPHFKDNEDLGLVQTRWSFVNKDDNLLTRLQNINLSFHFEVEQQVNGVFINFFGFNGTAGVWRIKALEESGGWLERTTVEDMDIAVRAHLRGWKFIFLNDVECQCELPESYEAYRKQQHRWHSGPMQLFRLCLPDIIRAKISVWKKFNMIFLFFLLRKLILPFYSFTLFCIILPMTMFVPEAELPAWVVCYIPATMSFLNILPAPKSFPFIVPYLLFENTMSVTKFNAMVSGLFQLGSSYEWVVTKKFGRSSEGDLVSLVEKGPKHQRVGSEPNLDEIQADLKQEQKTRKTKHNRIYTKELALAFLLLTASARSLLSAQGIHFYFLLFQGISFLLVGLDLIGEQVL from the exons ATGGCGCCGTGGTGGGCGAAGGGCAGCCATAAAGGAACCTCGTTGGTTGTGAAAATGGAAAACCCCAACTGGTCCATGGTCGAGCTCGAAGCTCCATCGGAAGAAGATTTCCTCATCGGCAGCACCCCGACTGGTTCGCGAGAAAAAATACGTGGCAAAAACGCCAAGCAACTCACTTGGGTTCTCCTGTTAAAAGCGCACCGTGCTGCCGGCTGCTTAACCTCCATTACCTCCACATTCCTAAGTTTCGGCTCAACCGTCCGTCGCCGAGTCGCCTTCGGAAGAACAGACGACAACGACATCGAAACCGACGAAAACAAAGCCGTTAAAACCGGTTTCTATAACTGCATCAAAGTGTTCCTTTggctatcattattattattctgtTTCGAGATTGCTGCGTATTTCAAAGGCTGGCATTTTGGTGCCCCAAATCTTCAATTACAATATATTCTCTCGGTGCCGGTTGGTTTCAAAGATTTGTTCGATTGGTTATACACTCATTGGGTTTTGATTCGAGTGGCTTATCTGGCCCCTCCTCTTCAGTTCCTCGCCAATGTCTGCATTGTTCTCTTCCTTATCCAAAGCATGGATAGGTTAATTCTTTGTTTGGGTTGTTTTTGGATCCGATTAAAAAAGATCAAGCCAATCCCCAAGCACGAAGCTGTTGCAGATCTTGAATCTGGGGAAGACTCTTTCTTCCCTATGGTTCTCATTCAGATCCCTATGTGTAATGAAAAAGAG GTTTACCAACAATCCATAGCTGCAGTGTGCAGTTTGGACTGGCCAAAGTCGAGAATTTTGATTCAAGTTTTGGATGATTCCGATGATCCAATGACTCAGCTTCTTATTAAAGAGGAAGTGCATAAATGGCAACAAGAAGGTGCCCACATTGTGTATCGGCACCGTGTACTTAGAGATGGCTATAAAGCTGGTAATCTTAAGTCTGCCATGAGTTGTAGTTATGTTAAAGACTATGAATTTGTTGCCATTTTCGATGCGGATTTCCAGCCCTCCCCTGATTTCCTCAAAAGAACTGTCCCCCATTTTAAG GATAATGAGGATTTAGGGTTGGTTCAGACAAGGTGGTCGTTTGTGAATAAGGATGATAATTTGTTAACAAGATTGCAAAACATAAATTTGTCATTCCATTTTGAGGTAGAACAGCAAGTGAATGGTGTTTTCATTAATTTCTTTGGATTCAATGGAACTGCTGGGGTTTGGAGGATTAAGGCTTTGGAGGAGTCGGGTGGTTGGCTGGAGAGGACTACAGTTGAGGACATGGATATTGCAGTCCGTGCTCATCTTCGCGGATGGAAGTTCATCTTCCTCAATGATGTTGAG TGTCAGTGTGAACTTCCTGAATCTTATGAAGCTTATAGAAAACAACAGCACAGATGGCACTCTGGACCAATGCAGTTGTTCCGCCTCTGTTTGCCGGATATTATCCGTGCTAAG ATTAGTGTGTGGAAGAAATTCAATATGATCTTTCTCTTCTTCCTGCTTAGGAAACTGATCCTACCGTTTTACTCTTTCACTCTTTTCTGCATAATTCTCCCAATGACTATGTTTGTTCCGGAGGCCGAGCTTCCAGCATGGGTTGTTTGTTACATCCCTGCTACAATGTCATTCCTCAACATCCTTCCTGCCCCAAAATCGTTCCCCTTCATTGTTCCCTACCTTCTTTTTGAGAACACCATGTCAGTGACCAAGTTCAATGCCATGGTCTCTGGTCTTTTCCAACTTGGTAGTTCATATGAGTGGGTTGTTACAAAAAAATTCGGTCGATCATCCGAGGGTGATCTTGTCTCCTTGGTTGAGAAAGGGCCAAAACATCAGCGTGTGGGATCCGAACCCAATCTCGATGAGATCCAAGCAGATCTTAAGCAAGAACAAAAGACTAGGAAAACTAAGCATAATAGGATATACACTAAGGAGTTAGCTCTGGCATTCCTTCTTCTAACAGCTTCAGCCAGAAGCCTCCTATCTGCACAGGGTATCCATTTCTATTTCTTGCTATTTCAAGGGATATCGTTCCTTCTGGTCGGTCTAGACTTGATTGGCGAGCAGGTACTATGA